TGATGCTCATTGGCTTATCTAGTGCACACTTGCCTGTTGTTCGACCAGTGCATGCTGGAGCACTTGATCCATGTGTGCAACAGGTACGAATTCAACATCTTCTCGTACACTGTCCGGTATATCTCTTAAATCCCGTTCATTATCCTTCGGGAGCAAAATTTTCTTATATCCTGCACGATGTGCCGCAAGCGATTTCTCCTTCAGTCCGCCAATCGGGAGAACCCGGCCGCGGAGTGTAATCTCACCTGTCATCGCCACATCCTTGGATACATGACGGTTAGTCAATGCAGATATCAGTGCAGTAGCCATTGTAATTCCGGCAGAAGGTCCATCCTTCGGAATGGCGCCCTCAGGAATGTGAATGTGAATATCGTTCTTCTCGTGGAAGTCAGGTGCGATCCCGAGATCCCCTGCTTTGGAACGTGTATAACTGAAGGCTGCTTGCGCAGATTCCTTCATAACATCCCCCAGTTTACCCGTCAGAGTAAGCTTGCCTGTACCCGGAACAACAGTCACTTCGATAACGAGTGTCTCACCACCAACCTCTGTCCAAGCAAGTCCCGTAACCGTTCCGATCTGATCCTCAAGCTCAGCAACACCGTAACGGAATTTCTGCGGACCTAAGTAATCTTTCACATCATCCGGAGCGATAACAATCTTGCCTGTGTGGCCGGATACGATCTTCTTCGCAGCCTTGCGGCATAGGGAAGCCATCTGCTGCTCTAGATTTCTCACGCCGGATTCTCTCGTGTATTCACGAATGACTTTCAAGAGCGCATCCTGCTGCACTTCCACTTGTTCATCTGTCAATCCATGCTCTGTGATCTGCTTCGGCAGCAAATAACGGCTTGCGATCTGCAGCTTCTCCAGCTCCGTATATCCTGGAATGTTAAGCACTTCCATCCGATCAAGGAGCGGACGCGGAATACTATGAATTGTATTGGCTGTTGTTACAAACATGACGTTCGACAGATCAAAGGGAAGCTCTACAAAATGGTCACTGAACGTATTGTTTTGTTCAGGATCTAGCACTTCAAGCAAAGCTGAGGATGGATCCCCACGAAAATCAGAAGCCATCTTGTCGATCTCATCCAACAAAAATACTGGATTCAGTGAACCTGCGGTCTTCATTCCTTGAATGATTCGGCCAGGCATGGCACCGACATACGTTCTTCGATGTCCGCGAATTTCGGCTTCGTCTCTTACACCGCCCAAGGAGATACGCACAAACTCACGGCCAAGTGATTTGGCAATAGAACGCGCAAGTGATGTCTTACCTACCCCTGGAGGACCTACAAGACAAAGAATTGGACCTTTCAGCTTCTTCACCAGCTTCTGGACAGCCAGATATTCAAGCACGCGCTCCTTCGGCTTCTCTAGACCGTAATGATCTGCATCCAGCACTTCTTCAGCGGCATGAATATCCAGATCATCTTCCGTCTTACGGCTCCATGGCAGAGCTAACAGCCAATCCACGTAATTGCGGATAACGCCGCCCTCTGCGGAGCTGGCAGGCATTTTCTCAAGCCGGTCAATTTCCTTCTCGACCTTCTCTCGCACTTTGTCAGGGAGTGACAGCTCTGCCGCACCCGCACGAAGCTCTTCAACTTCACCGGCACGCCCTTCCTTCTCGCCAAGCTCCTTCTGTATCGCCTTCATTTGCTCACGAAGATAATACTCCTTCTGGGTCTTCTCCATCTGCTTCTTGACCCGCTGGTTAATCTTGCGCTCCAGCTCAAGGACCTCACGCTCATTATTCAAAATGTCCAGCAGCTTCTCAAGCCGCTGTTTCACATCTACTGTTTCCAAAATTTCCTGTTTGTCCTTGATCTTCAGGGACAAGTGACTCGTTATAACATCCGCAAGACGCCCCGGCTCTTCAATATCGGATACAGCTGCAAGGGTCTCGGGTGTTACCTTCTTCGATAGATTTATATAATTTTCAAACTGGCTGAGAACGGTCCGCATTAATGCATCCGTCTCTGGATGGTCCGCCTCTTCCTCCGGCAGCTCCACCGCCAGCACTTCATAGAACTCGTCATGATCTGTATACTCTGTTATCTCTGCTCGTTCAAGTCCTTCCACGAGAACACGAATGGTTCCATTCGGAAGCTTCAGCATTTGTCTGACCTTCGCCACTGTACCGATCCGATAAATATCCTCACGTGCAGGATCTTCTATATTTACGTCAGATTGAGAACACAGGAGAATCAGATGTTCTTCTACCATCGCTTTTTCCAAAGCCTTGACGGATTTCTCCCTGCCCACGTCGAGATGCAGCACCATGCTCGGATAGACGAGAAGTCCTCTTAAAGGCAGTAAAGGAAAACGACGAACTTTGGTTTTGCTCGGCCCCATCGCTTTCACACCTCCAATGGCTCTCAGGTTGTTATCATTCATTATTCTATCAAATGTTCACATAAAAAACCAATGAAGGAGAAGTCTTTACATGCTTTCTGTACTATTCATCGTTCCGCCGCGATTCAAGTCCGCATGTAGTATTGAAGGTGAAGATTGTGGAAACAGCTCGGGTGCAGGTGCAGCCTTCTCTTCATTGTCTGTCATCAGCTCTTTGCCGAAGACATGCTCGAATACTTCATCCACGGACTCAACAGGAATAACCTTCAAGCCATCCAAACCTTCAAAAATGGTCTGCCAGTTGTCTGCAGGGATAATAACCGTCTTCGCTCCAGCCTGAAAAGCAGCCTCTACCTTGGCCAGCACGCCGCCGATCGGCTTTACTTTTCCATGTATGCTGATCTCACCTGTCATTGCCAGCTCATGATCGACGGGAATCCCCTTAATTGCAGAAGCAATCGCCGTTGCCATGGCAATTCCCGCGGAAGGACCATCTATTGGTGTACCTCCAGGAAAATTGATATGAAGATCGTAGTTAGAAGGCTCCAGCCCCATTGATCTGAGCACGGTAATTACATTTTCTACAGACCCCTTGGCCATGCTCTTCCGGCGGAGCGTTCTTGAACCGCCGCCAATCTCCTCCTCATCGACAACTCCCGTGATGTTATATATTCCTTTTCCCTTCATTACAGGCACCGCGGATACTTCAATCTCAAGCAGCGCACCCATGTTAGGTCCGTATACGGCAAGACCATTGACAAAGCCCACTTGTGGAAGACTTGGCACCTTCCTGTCCGGTCTCGGCTGAATCTGACTGCTGCTGGCGACCCATTCGAGATCCGAAGCCCGAAGTTCATCCCGATTCTCAGTCAGAGCAAGTCCTGCGGCGAGCTGTACAATATTCACCGCTTCACGACCATTGGTGGCATATCTTTTTACAACCTCCACCGCTTCAGGATTGGCTGCAAAGCCAATCTTACTGATCGCATCCTCTGCAATTTGTCCAATCTCCTCAGGCAGCAGTGCGCGGAAGAAGATCTCCATACACCGGGAACGAAGAGCCGGAGGAATTTCGTGAGGTGAACGGGTCGTTGCCCCTACCAAACGAAAATCAGCCGGCAGACCGTTTTGGAAAATATCGTGGATATAAGCAGGAGTATGCGTATCTTCGGAGTTATAGTACGCACTTTCCAAAATAACTTTACGATCCTCTAATACTTTGAGCAGCTTGTTCATCTGAATCGTATGAAGCTCACCAATTTCATCGACAAATAAAATCCCACCGTGCGCCTTCGTAACCGCTCCTGGTTTAGGCTGAGGAATACCTGCCACGCCCATTGCACCTGCGCCTTGGTATATCGGATCATGAACAGAGCCAATCAGTGGATCGGCAATACCACGTTCATCGAATCTGGCGGTTGTTGCATCAATCTCTGTAAATTTGGCATCGGCTTTGAACGGAGAGGCCGGATTTTTTTTGGCTTCCTCCAAAATGACCCGCGCTGCCGCGGTTTTACCTACTCCCGGCGGGCCATAAACGATAACATGCTGCGGATTTGCACTGCAGAGAGCTGCCTTCATCGCGCGGAGCCCATCCTTTTGCCCGACAATATCCTCCATCTTGGCAGGACGCGTCTTCTCGGCAAGCGGCTTGGTCAGTGATATGGACCGCAGCTTTCTCAGCTTGTCGAGTTCCTTCCGAGACTCACGTTCCACCGCACTTTTATTGTTTCTCTGTCCACGCAGCATATTCCAGAAATAGAGCCCGATTACGACTCCGAAAAACAAATTGATTAACATGACAATAACGGTTAATTCAGTACCCATATTAGGTGTCCCTCCTGTTCTTTTCGTCACTTACCACAAAAAGTTCGATACATGGTAGTATAGCCTTTTCACTCCGGCATAAACGTCGAAAACAGAAGTTCTCTTATAGATTTCAATATCAAACAGGAACAGAGACCGTTCTTCAGGCAGGTAAAAAGAAAACTGCTTCCTCATACGAGGAAGCAGTGAAGAGTTAAATTCTTATTTTATAATAAAAGATTAGTGCTTGCGTCCCGGAATAACGCCGGTTGCTTCATACACTTCTACGATCTTGTCGATTTCTTTCTTCAGTTCTTCAACCATTTCAGCCTCTGGCACTTTGCGGATCATCTCTCCATGACGGAACAGAAGACCTTCGCCGCGTGCCCCTGCAATCCCAATATCGGCTTCTCTCGCTTCACCAGGACCATTAACCGCACAACCCAGCACCGATACCTTGATCGGCACTTTAATTTGTGAAATATAATCCTCTACTTCATTAGCAATGGAGAACAAGTCGATATCCAGACGACCGCAGGTCGGACAAGAAATCAGGGTGGCCGCATTTGTAATCAAACCAAAGGTTTTGAGCAGCTCACGGGCAACCTTGATCTCTTCAACCGGATCTGCACTGAGTGAAATCCGCATTGTGGAGCCGATTCCCATAGATAACAGAGCACCCATACCTGCCGAGCTCTTAATTGTACCTGAGAACAGCGTACCTGCTTCTGTAATCCCAAGGTGCAATGGATATGGAATCACCTGTGCCGCCTTAGTATAAGCCTCGATGGCCATTGGAACGTCAGATGCCTTAAGCGACACGATAATATCATGGAAATCCAGCTCTTCCAGAATGCCGATATGGAACAAGGCACTTTCTACCATCGCATCGGCTGTAGGATAGCCATATTTTTCAAGCAAATGATTCTCAAGCGAGCCAGCATTCACACCGATACGGATTGGAATTCCTTTTTCCTTACATGCTTTAACTACGGCTTCTACTTTTTCACGTTTGCCGATGTTACCCGGATTAATCCGAACCTTATCGATCCCATTTTCGATTGCTTTTAGAGCTAATTTATAATTAAAATGAATATCCGCCACTAGCGGAATATGAATTCTCTTCTTAATTTCCTTAATCGCTTCTGCCGCTTCATCATTATTGACCGTTACACGAACAATTTGGCATCCCGCTTCTTCAAG
This sequence is a window from Paenibacillus urinalis. Protein-coding genes within it:
- the ispG gene encoding flavodoxin-dependent (E)-4-hydroxy-3-methylbut-2-enyl-diphosphate synthase yields the protein MFLRQDTRPVKVGNITIGGSNEVIIQSMCTTKTADVDATVAEILRLEEAGCQIVRVTVNNDEAAEAIKEIKKRIHIPLVADIHFNYKLALKAIENGIDKVRINPGNIGKREKVEAVVKACKEKGIPIRIGVNAGSLENHLLEKYGYPTADAMVESALFHIGILEELDFHDIIVSLKASDVPMAIEAYTKAAQVIPYPLHLGITEAGTLFSGTIKSSAGMGALLSMGIGSTMRISLSADPVEEIKVARELLKTFGLITNAATLISCPTCGRLDIDLFSIANEVEDYISQIKVPIKVSVLGCAVNGPGEAREADIGIAGARGEGLLFRHGEMIRKVPEAEMVEELKKEIDKIVEVYEATGVIPGRKH
- the lonB gene encoding ATP-dependent protease LonB, with the translated sequence MGTELTVIVMLINLFFGVVIGLYFWNMLRGQRNNKSAVERESRKELDKLRKLRSISLTKPLAEKTRPAKMEDIVGQKDGLRAMKAALCSANPQHVIVYGPPGVGKTAAARVILEEAKKNPASPFKADAKFTEIDATTARFDERGIADPLIGSVHDPIYQGAGAMGVAGIPQPKPGAVTKAHGGILFVDEIGELHTIQMNKLLKVLEDRKVILESAYYNSEDTHTPAYIHDIFQNGLPADFRLVGATTRSPHEIPPALRSRCMEIFFRALLPEEIGQIAEDAISKIGFAANPEAVEVVKRYATNGREAVNIVQLAAGLALTENRDELRASDLEWVASSSQIQPRPDRKVPSLPQVGFVNGLAVYGPNMGALLEIEVSAVPVMKGKGIYNITGVVDEEEIGGGSRTLRRKSMAKGSVENVITVLRSMGLEPSNYDLHINFPGGTPIDGPSAGIAMATAIASAIKGIPVDHELAMTGEISIHGKVKPIGGVLAKVEAAFQAGAKTVIIPADNWQTIFEGLDGLKVIPVESVDEVFEHVFGKELMTDNEEKAAPAPELFPQSSPSILHADLNRGGTMNSTESM
- the lon gene encoding endopeptidase La, encoding MGPSKTKVRRFPLLPLRGLLVYPSMVLHLDVGREKSVKALEKAMVEEHLILLCSQSDVNIEDPAREDIYRIGTVAKVRQMLKLPNGTIRVLVEGLERAEITEYTDHDEFYEVLAVELPEEEADHPETDALMRTVLSQFENYINLSKKVTPETLAAVSDIEEPGRLADVITSHLSLKIKDKQEILETVDVKQRLEKLLDILNNEREVLELERKINQRVKKQMEKTQKEYYLREQMKAIQKELGEKEGRAGEVEELRAGAAELSLPDKVREKVEKEIDRLEKMPASSAEGGVIRNYVDWLLALPWSRKTEDDLDIHAAEEVLDADHYGLEKPKERVLEYLAVQKLVKKLKGPILCLVGPPGVGKTSLARSIAKSLGREFVRISLGGVRDEAEIRGHRRTYVGAMPGRIIQGMKTAGSLNPVFLLDEIDKMASDFRGDPSSALLEVLDPEQNNTFSDHFVELPFDLSNVMFVTTANTIHSIPRPLLDRMEVLNIPGYTELEKLQIASRYLLPKQITEHGLTDEQVEVQQDALLKVIREYTRESGVRNLEQQMASLCRKAAKKIVSGHTGKIVIAPDDVKDYLGPQKFRYGVAELEDQIGTVTGLAWTEVGGETLVIEVTVVPGTGKLTLTGKLGDVMKESAQAAFSYTRSKAGDLGIAPDFHEKNDIHIHIPEGAIPKDGPSAGITMATALISALTNRHVSKDVAMTGEITLRGRVLPIGGLKEKSLAAHRAGYKKILLPKDNERDLRDIPDSVREDVEFVPVAHMDQVLQHALVEQQASVH